Proteins from one Mycobacterium sp. SMC-2 genomic window:
- a CDS encoding VWA domain-containing protein translates to MGSPALLRGVDLAAFAAALVARLRGAGVLVSASGPASFVQALRNLVPDNTTALYWAARLTLVNRMEDLGAFDAVFAAVFGAAEPDGAGRPDSPLPGPRTPAATTVRAAGSASTSAPNLPWVTRTLTAADDTAGPSLLLPDVLPSRITALADEPFDRFDPQDLRLLGAWLEATVARWPRRRSLRFEPSPAGKRIDLRATMTASRKTGWETMVLARTRPRRRPRRVVLACDVSRSMQPYAAVYLHLMRALSRQAGTRPEVFAFSTSLTRLTSVLSHRSAEVALQRANAKVVDRYGGTFIGRSVGALLTPPHGNALRGAVGIIASDGWDSDPPDVLAHAMARLRRRAEVVVWLNPRAAHGDYQPLAGSMAAALPYCDLFLPAHSLTGIRQLLLSLAETL, encoded by the coding sequence GTGGGCAGCCCAGCGCTGTTGCGGGGCGTCGACCTGGCGGCGTTCGCGGCGGCACTGGTCGCCCGGCTGCGCGGCGCGGGAGTGTTGGTGTCGGCCAGCGGCCCGGCCAGCTTCGTGCAGGCACTGCGAAACCTGGTGCCGGACAACACAACCGCGCTGTATTGGGCGGCCAGGCTGACGTTGGTCAACCGGATGGAGGATCTCGGCGCCTTCGACGCGGTCTTCGCGGCGGTCTTCGGCGCCGCCGAACCCGACGGCGCCGGTCGCCCCGATTCGCCGCTGCCGGGTCCCCGAACGCCTGCGGCCACCACGGTGCGCGCCGCCGGCAGCGCATCCACCTCCGCCCCCAACCTGCCGTGGGTGACGCGAACGCTGACCGCCGCGGACGACACGGCGGGCCCTAGCCTGCTGCTGCCGGACGTGCTGCCCAGCCGGATCACCGCGCTGGCCGACGAGCCGTTCGACCGCTTCGACCCGCAAGACCTCCGCCTGCTCGGCGCTTGGCTGGAGGCCACCGTCGCGCGGTGGCCGCGGCGGCGCAGCCTGCGATTCGAGCCCAGCCCCGCCGGCAAGCGGATCGATTTGCGGGCCACCATGACCGCGTCGCGCAAGACCGGCTGGGAAACGATGGTCCTGGCGCGAACCCGGCCGCGCCGCCGGCCCCGGCGGGTCGTGCTGGCCTGCGACGTGAGCCGCTCGATGCAGCCCTACGCCGCGGTGTACCTGCATTTGATGCGGGCGTTGTCGCGCCAGGCAGGAACCCGCCCCGAGGTCTTCGCGTTCTCGACGTCGCTGACCCGGCTCACCTCGGTGCTGTCGCACCGATCCGCGGAGGTGGCGCTTCAGCGGGCCAACGCCAAGGTCGTCGACCGGTACGGGGGCACGTTCATCGGCCGCAGCGTGGGCGCTCTGCTAACCCCGCCCCATGGCAACGCGCTGCGCGGCGCGGTGGGGATCATCGCCTCGGACGGCTGGGACAGCGATCCCCCCGACGTCCTCGCGCACGCGATGGCCCGGCTGCGGCGCCGTGCGGAGGTGGTGGTCTGGCTCAATCCGCGTGCGGCGCATGGTGATTATCAGCCACTGGCCGGCTCGATGGCCGCGGCCCTGCCATATTGCGATCTATTTCTGCCCGCGCACTCGCTGACGGGGATACGCCAATTGCTGCTCTCCTTGGCGGAGACCCTATGA
- a CDS encoding glycoside hydrolase family 76 protein, with translation MDQLWVNRAASSEAAVTQRHLKRLWGLPGTQLGVVAWPSTRRDRMFGTWHYWWQAHLLDCLVDAQLRDPQPQRRTRINRQVRSHRLRNNFRWTNNYYDDMAWLALALERAARIAGVERHRALPKLAEEFLEAWVPEDGGGIPWRKQDQFFNAPANGPAGIFLARYSDRMRRAQQMADWIDETLIDPETHLVFDGIKAGSLVRAQYTYCQGVVLGLETELAARTHDDRHGPRVHRLVAAVAEHMAPSGVLAGAGGGDGGLFAGITARYLALVATTLPGEGADDAAARDTARRIVLASAKSAWDYRQTVDGLPLFGPFWDRDAELPTRAGGDARFVDGAVNGSEVAERDLSVQLSGWMLMEAACNVTAESSHQDRSAQ, from the coding sequence ATGGATCAGCTATGGGTCAACCGGGCGGCCAGCTCCGAAGCCGCTGTCACGCAACGCCACCTGAAACGGCTATGGGGGCTGCCCGGCACCCAGCTGGGCGTGGTGGCGTGGCCGTCGACGCGGCGGGACCGGATGTTCGGCACCTGGCACTACTGGTGGCAGGCGCACCTGCTCGATTGCCTCGTCGACGCGCAGCTGCGCGATCCGCAACCGCAGCGGCGCACCCGGATCAACCGGCAGGTCCGCTCGCACCGGTTGCGCAACAACTTTCGCTGGACCAACAACTACTACGACGACATGGCCTGGCTGGCGCTGGCGCTGGAACGCGCCGCCCGGATAGCCGGCGTCGAGCGCCATCGCGCGCTGCCCAAGCTGGCCGAGGAGTTCCTCGAGGCGTGGGTGCCCGAGGACGGCGGCGGCATCCCGTGGCGCAAGCAGGACCAGTTCTTCAACGCCCCGGCCAACGGCCCGGCCGGGATCTTCCTGGCCCGCTACTCCGACCGCATGCGGCGCGCCCAGCAGATGGCCGACTGGATCGACGAGACCCTGATCGACCCGGAGACGCACCTGGTGTTCGACGGCATCAAGGCCGGCTCCCTGGTCCGCGCCCAGTACACCTATTGCCAGGGCGTGGTGCTCGGCCTGGAAACCGAACTCGCCGCACGCACCCATGACGATCGGCACGGCCCGCGGGTGCATCGGCTCGTCGCCGCGGTCGCCGAACACATGGCGCCGTCGGGCGTGCTCGCCGGCGCCGGCGGCGGGGACGGCGGCCTGTTCGCCGGCATCACCGCGCGATACCTCGCGCTGGTCGCCACCACCCTGCCGGGTGAGGGGGCCGACGACGCCGCGGCCCGCGACACGGCCCGGCGGATCGTGCTGGCCAGCGCGAAGTCGGCGTGGGACTACCGGCAAACGGTGGACGGGCTGCCCCTGTTCGGCCCGTTCTGGGACCGCGACGCCGAGCTGCCCACCCGGGCGGGCGGGGACGCGCGGTTCGTCGACGGGGCGGTGAACGGTTCCGAGGTGGCCGAACGGGACCTGTCGGTGCAGCTGTCGGGGTGGATGCTGATGGAGGCCGCCTGTAACGTCACCGCCGAATCGTCGCACCAGGACAGGAGCGCTCAGTGA